The Aeromicrobium senzhongii genome includes a window with the following:
- a CDS encoding cyclase family protein: MTDNTAPDTEAVLADSPKNWGKWGPDDEVGSLNYLGPQEAVRGASAIVSGETFTLQVPMGAPGHGDPVWPGREQIQRENVMDEGFFQRGEGDETPGGAHYADDKATIFLQASTQYDALGHVWYGGQIWNGYDAAETVGQMSKASVLPIAEKGIVGRGILIDMARHRGKPHLDKGETFTHEDLEEAAQAQGQAIEPRDVLLIRTGFIGHWYETTPEDFYADFCEPGLTYSPELVDWFQRMEIPNLVTDTIANEVTMDPKHGVALPLHSALMRNLGVTFTEIAWLDDLAAACAADGRWTFLYTAAPLKVVGGTGAPVNPVVIR; encoded by the coding sequence ATGACCGACAACACCGCACCCGACACCGAGGCTGTGCTGGCCGATTCGCCGAAGAACTGGGGGAAATGGGGTCCCGACGACGAGGTCGGGTCCCTGAACTACCTCGGCCCGCAGGAGGCGGTGCGTGGTGCGTCGGCGATCGTCTCCGGCGAGACGTTCACGCTGCAGGTGCCGATGGGTGCTCCGGGACACGGCGACCCGGTGTGGCCGGGCCGTGAGCAGATCCAGCGCGAGAATGTCATGGACGAGGGGTTCTTCCAGCGCGGTGAAGGTGACGAGACGCCCGGCGGCGCGCACTACGCCGACGACAAGGCGACGATCTTCCTCCAGGCCTCGACGCAGTACGACGCCCTCGGCCATGTCTGGTACGGCGGCCAGATCTGGAACGGGTACGACGCCGCCGAGACCGTCGGGCAGATGAGCAAGGCGTCGGTCCTGCCCATCGCTGAGAAGGGGATCGTCGGCCGCGGCATCCTCATCGACATGGCGCGCCACCGCGGGAAGCCGCACCTGGACAAGGGTGAGACGTTCACGCACGAGGACCTGGAGGAAGCCGCGCAGGCGCAAGGGCAGGCCATCGAGCCCCGCGACGTGCTGCTGATCCGCACCGGGTTCATCGGCCACTGGTACGAGACGACACCGGAGGACTTCTATGCGGACTTCTGCGAGCCCGGCCTGACCTACTCGCCCGAACTGGTGGACTGGTTCCAACGGATGGAGATCCCGAACCTGGTCACGGACACCATCGCCAACGAGGTGACGATGGACCCGAAGCACGGCGTCGCCCTGCCGCTGCACAGCGCGTTGATGCGCAACCTCGGCGTCACGTTCACCGAGATCGCGTGGCTGGACGACCTCGCTGCTGCCTGCGCTGCGGACGGCCGATGGACCTTCCTCTACACGGCCGCGCCGTTGAAGGTGGTCGGTGGCACCGGTGCTCCGGTGAACCCGGTGGTGATCCGGTAA
- a CDS encoding phosphotransferase family protein, with the protein MTVALSLPDLARWMRDRGVDVGAHLQASRVGRGQSNLTYRLRDEQGHTWIARRPPLGELLASAHDVVREHRILAALQGSAVPVPALVGVCEDARVADVPVVVMEHVDGIVLDQMEIAESLDPVVRGRLGLDIARTLAAVHAVDVHEVGLGDLASRSPYAERQLRRWTRQFEASRTVDRPDLDALTELLHDRVPPPGDLSLVHGDFHIRNVIVDPQDGTIRTVLDWELSTLGDPIADLGSTLAYWPEAGETASGMFEASTLPGFPTRAELAHAYLEASGRDGGTLAFWHVLGVWKIAIICEGVYRRTLDHPANTAEGGAPTPERVQAVIDHAWHVAETTGLAGRRSTIPRGRS; encoded by the coding sequence ATGACCGTCGCTCTGAGCCTGCCCGACCTGGCCAGGTGGATGCGCGACCGCGGCGTCGACGTCGGCGCTCATCTCCAGGCGTCGCGGGTCGGGCGGGGCCAGTCGAACCTCACCTACCGACTGCGGGACGAGCAGGGTCACACCTGGATCGCGCGCCGGCCCCCGCTCGGCGAGCTGCTCGCCTCGGCGCACGACGTGGTGCGCGAGCACCGCATCCTGGCGGCCCTGCAGGGTTCCGCGGTGCCCGTCCCCGCGCTCGTGGGGGTGTGCGAGGACGCCCGGGTCGCGGACGTGCCGGTCGTGGTGATGGAGCACGTCGACGGCATCGTGCTCGACCAGATGGAGATCGCCGAGTCACTCGACCCCGTGGTCCGAGGGCGGCTCGGGCTGGACATCGCCCGAACGCTGGCTGCGGTCCACGCCGTCGATGTCCACGAGGTCGGACTCGGCGACCTCGCCTCGCGTTCGCCGTACGCGGAACGCCAGCTGAGGCGGTGGACCCGCCAGTTCGAGGCCAGCAGGACCGTCGATCGGCCCGATCTCGACGCACTGACGGAGTTGTTGCACGACCGCGTCCCCCCGCCGGGTGACCTTTCCCTGGTGCACGGGGACTTCCACATCCGCAACGTGATCGTCGACCCGCAGGACGGCACCATCCGCACCGTCCTCGACTGGGAGCTCTCCACCCTGGGCGATCCCATCGCCGATCTCGGCAGCACCCTGGCGTACTGGCCCGAGGCCGGTGAGACCGCGAGCGGGATGTTCGAGGCCTCGACGCTGCCGGGCTTCCCCACCCGCGCCGAACTCGCGCACGCCTATCTCGAGGCATCCGGACGCGACGGGGGAACGCTGGCGTTCTGGCACGTCCTCGGCGTCTGGAAGATCGCGATCATCTGCGAGGGCGTGTACCGGCGCACGCTCGACCATCCGGCGAACACCGCAGAAGGCGGAGCGCCCACCCCCGAACGCGTCCAGGCGGTCATCGACCACGCCTGGCATGTCGCCGAGACGACCGGACTCGCCGGCCGCCGGTCCACCATCCCGAGAGGACGATCATGA
- a CDS encoding SDR family oxidoreductase, whose product MDLGLAGRTAVVTGASRGIGLAVARALHDEGANVVLTARKQQDAEAAAREVGDRALGIGAHVTDEAASRACLERTVEHFGSIDVLVNNAGTNPAFGSLVEQEQSRFAKTLDVNLWGPALWTQLAYDLWMGEHGGSVVHTASLGAFAVGPNLAVYHASKAALVHLTRHQAQELGPGIRVNAVAPGVVRTRLAEELWKEHEEAVAAKTPLRRIGEPEDIGSAVAFLAGETASWITGETLVIDGGQRWGSGR is encoded by the coding sequence ATGGACCTCGGCCTCGCCGGCCGGACGGCAGTGGTGACGGGCGCATCGCGAGGCATCGGCCTCGCGGTCGCCCGCGCCCTGCACGACGAGGGCGCGAACGTCGTTCTGACCGCACGGAAGCAGCAAGATGCCGAGGCGGCCGCCCGTGAGGTGGGTGATCGCGCACTCGGCATCGGCGCCCACGTCACCGACGAGGCGGCCTCTCGCGCCTGTCTCGAGCGGACGGTCGAGCACTTCGGCAGCATCGACGTCCTGGTCAACAATGCCGGCACCAACCCGGCGTTCGGATCGCTCGTGGAACAGGAGCAGTCGCGCTTCGCCAAGACCTTGGACGTGAACCTGTGGGGCCCGGCACTGTGGACCCAGTTGGCGTATGACCTCTGGATGGGGGAGCACGGTGGCTCGGTCGTCCACACCGCGTCACTGGGTGCCTTCGCCGTTGGGCCGAACCTGGCCGTCTACCACGCGTCGAAGGCCGCGCTGGTCCACCTCACCCGTCACCAGGCCCAGGAGTTGGGGCCGGGAATCCGCGTCAACGCGGTCGCGCCCGGCGTCGTCCGGACCCGACTGGCGGAGGAGTTGTGGAAGGAGCACGAGGAGGCCGTCGCGGCGAAGACCCCGCTCCGGCGCATCGGCGAGCCCGAGGACATCGGGTCCGCCGTGGCGTTCCTCGCCGGCGAAACGGCGAGCTGGATCACCGGCGAGACGCTCGTGATCGACGGAGGGCAGCGGTGGGGGAGCGGCCGATGA
- a CDS encoding acyl-CoA dehydrogenase family protein: protein MDFAPDEKTREYQDKLNAFMDEHVYPAESVYHQQMAESGNPNFHPPVLEDLKKTARSLGLWNLFHPHKNEDWGSPGLTNLQYAPLAEITGRSPYLAPEAMNCNAPDTGNMEVLQLFGTEEHKEKYLKPLLAGEMASAFCMTEPAVASSDATNVELSMTPDGDEYVLNGRKWFASNALHANCKVLIVMGKTNFEAETHRQQSMMVVPIDAPGVTIVRGLPVFGYMDREGHAEILFEDVRVPKTALLAGEGDGFMISQARLGPGRIHHCMRSIGMAERALDLMIDRAQSRTTFGQPVAMRSNIQDWIAEARIEIEATRLLVLKTAWLMDTVGNQKARTEIAAIKVKAPEIALKIIDRAIQVHGGGGVTDDFPLASFYAHQRTLRIADGPDEVHKRTLARVELRRRASERDV from the coding sequence ATGGATTTCGCGCCCGACGAGAAGACGCGTGAGTACCAGGACAAGCTCAACGCCTTCATGGACGAGCACGTCTACCCGGCCGAGTCGGTCTATCACCAGCAGATGGCGGAGTCGGGAAACCCGAACTTCCACCCGCCGGTGTTGGAGGACCTGAAGAAGACCGCCCGGTCGCTGGGTCTGTGGAACCTGTTCCACCCCCACAAGAACGAGGACTGGGGCTCGCCGGGTCTGACGAACCTGCAGTACGCGCCGTTGGCGGAGATCACCGGCCGGAGCCCGTACCTGGCTCCGGAGGCGATGAACTGCAACGCCCCGGACACCGGCAACATGGAGGTGCTGCAGCTGTTCGGCACCGAGGAGCACAAGGAGAAGTACCTCAAGCCGCTGCTCGCCGGTGAGATGGCGTCGGCGTTCTGCATGACCGAGCCGGCGGTGGCCAGCTCGGATGCCACCAACGTCGAGCTGAGCATGACGCCCGACGGCGACGAGTACGTCCTCAACGGGCGCAAGTGGTTCGCGTCGAACGCGCTGCACGCGAACTGCAAGGTCCTCATCGTCATGGGCAAGACGAACTTCGAGGCCGAGACCCACCGTCAGCAGTCGATGATGGTCGTCCCGATCGACGCCCCGGGCGTCACGATCGTCCGTGGTCTGCCGGTGTTCGGCTACATGGACCGCGAGGGCCACGCCGAGATCCTGTTCGAGGACGTCCGGGTGCCGAAGACCGCGCTGCTGGCCGGTGAGGGTGACGGCTTCATGATCAGCCAGGCCCGCCTCGGCCCCGGTCGCATCCACCACTGCATGCGCTCGATCGGCATGGCCGAGCGTGCGTTGGACCTGATGATCGATCGTGCCCAGAGCCGTACGACGTTCGGTCAGCCCGTGGCGATGCGCTCGAACATCCAGGACTGGATCGCCGAGGCGCGCATCGAGATCGAGGCCACGCGACTCCTCGTGCTCAAGACGGCTTGGCTGATGGACACCGTGGGCAACCAGAAGGCCCGTACCGAGATCGCGGCCATCAAGGTCAAGGCGCCCGAGATCGCGCTGAAGATCATCGACCGGGCCATCCAGGTCCACGGCGGCGGCGGCGTCACCGACGACTTCCCGTTGGCCAGCTTCTATGCCCATCAGCGCACCCTGCGGATCGCGGACGGCCCGGACGAGGTGCACAAGCGCACCCTCGCCCGCGTCGAGCTGCGTCGCCGCGCCTCGGAACGGGACGTCTGA
- a CDS encoding ABC transporter permease: MTSLMENEPTAEVAKSNAHFFEWFGRYGALLVLAALITVTSILAPSTFPTVDNAINILNQSALSAIIAMGLTFVLVTGEFDLSIGNTASLAGVSACALMVSADLSIPMALVAILLVGAVVGLVNGFVVTYMNVSALVATLGVGTIVIGVNYMISDGAPVALGDPDAFLEITFGRFLGIPYPVYIMLAIAALLWWLLNRTVLGQSMQAVGGNRVAAELSGIRVDRVRVIAFVVCSMCAAVTGFLLASRTGSAAVSAGDTYLLSAFAASFFGSAVLRDGQFHILGTLVGVITVSVGFNSIALIGLETYWQYFFQGLLLILGVGVGTLARRRAAA, encoded by the coding sequence ATGACCAGCCTGATGGAGAACGAACCGACCGCAGAGGTCGCGAAGTCGAACGCCCACTTCTTCGAGTGGTTCGGCCGCTACGGAGCCCTGCTCGTGCTGGCAGCGCTCATCACCGTCACGTCGATTCTGGCGCCGAGCACGTTCCCGACGGTCGACAACGCGATCAACATCCTGAACCAAAGCGCCCTCTCGGCGATCATCGCGATGGGCCTGACCTTCGTCCTGGTGACGGGTGAGTTCGACCTGAGCATCGGCAACACCGCGAGCCTGGCGGGCGTCAGCGCCTGCGCCCTCATGGTCAGCGCGGACCTGTCGATCCCCATGGCGTTGGTCGCGATCTTGCTGGTCGGTGCCGTCGTCGGCCTGGTCAACGGCTTCGTCGTCACCTACATGAACGTGTCCGCCCTGGTGGCCACGCTGGGCGTCGGAACCATCGTCATCGGCGTCAACTACATGATCTCCGACGGCGCCCCGGTGGCGCTGGGGGACCCGGATGCGTTCCTCGAGATCACGTTCGGCCGCTTCCTGGGCATCCCATACCCCGTCTACATCATGCTGGCCATCGCCGCCCTGCTGTGGTGGCTGCTCAACCGCACGGTCCTCGGACAGTCGATGCAGGCCGTGGGCGGCAACCGCGTGGCCGCCGAACTGTCGGGCATCCGCGTCGATCGCGTGCGGGTCATCGCCTTCGTGGTCTGCTCGATGTGCGCGGCCGTCACCGGTTTCCTGCTGGCGTCCCGGACGGGCAGCGCAGCGGTCTCCGCCGGCGACACCTACCTGCTCAGCGCGTTCGCGGCCTCGTTCTTCGGATCGGCCGTGCTGCGCGATGGGCAGTTCCACATTCTCGGCACGCTCGTGGGCGTCATCACCGTCTCGGTCGGATTCAACTCGATCGCGCTGATCGGGCTGGAGACCTACTGGCAGTACTTCTTCCAGGGACTGCTCCTGATCCTCGGTGTCGGCGTGGGCACGCTCGCCCGCCGCCGAGCAGCCGCTTGA
- a CDS encoding sugar ABC transporter ATP-binding protein, whose amino-acid sequence MATSETDTGADATPAGLLQMRGISKSFGGSRALDGVSIEVESGSVHALCGANGAGKSTLVKILAGLERADEGEILLDGRRVEVDNPRDAADLGLSFIHQELNLVPKFSVLQNMAMGSGDPGRFGILDLRRLRREARAVQERLGFDIPLDVQVEQLSVSDRWMVSLGRSLMRDARFIAMDEPTASFTDEEANRLMSVIEELTSEGVGILYISHRLDEVLEVSDRITVFRNGQKVTTLESSQTDRQELTTQIVGREVEKLVSRLEAEADESVAETRPVRLQVRALTRAPRVLQASFDVHEGEIVGIAGLVGAGRTELARLLIGADRATGGTMVFNDAPYAPKSPHDALRAGIALVPEERRSQGLVLTDTVENNLAMAEHGAAASMRARFRPKSSRAAGQALMERFSVKARSIRDSAHHLSGGNQQKVVVGKYVRTNPGLLVLDEPTVGVDVGARAEIYRIITGLASEGTSVLVISSDFEELAICDRVLVMRAGRLIAEVPASEFDEDHLTALCFGSTESFGTTETETA is encoded by the coding sequence ATGGCCACCTCGGAAACGGACACGGGAGCCGATGCCACACCGGCGGGCCTCCTGCAGATGCGGGGGATTTCCAAGTCGTTCGGTGGTAGTCGGGCTCTGGACGGCGTCTCGATCGAGGTCGAATCCGGCTCGGTCCACGCGCTGTGTGGAGCGAACGGCGCCGGCAAGTCGACCCTCGTGAAGATCCTCGCCGGACTGGAGCGCGCCGACGAGGGTGAGATCCTGCTCGACGGCCGGCGGGTCGAGGTCGACAATCCTCGCGATGCTGCCGATCTCGGGCTGAGCTTCATCCACCAGGAGCTCAACCTCGTACCCAAGTTCTCGGTGCTGCAGAACATGGCGATGGGATCGGGCGACCCGGGCCGATTCGGGATCCTCGACCTGCGACGCCTGCGTCGCGAGGCCCGGGCCGTGCAGGAGCGCCTGGGATTCGACATCCCGCTCGACGTCCAAGTCGAGCAACTGTCCGTCTCCGACCGGTGGATGGTGTCGCTGGGTCGGTCGCTGATGCGCGACGCGAGGTTCATCGCGATGGACGAGCCGACGGCCTCGTTCACCGACGAGGAGGCGAACCGCCTGATGTCGGTGATCGAGGAGCTGACCTCCGAAGGTGTGGGCATCCTCTACATCTCCCATCGGCTCGACGAGGTGCTCGAGGTGTCGGACCGGATCACCGTGTTCCGCAACGGCCAGAAGGTCACCACACTCGAGTCCTCCCAGACGGACCGCCAGGAGCTGACGACCCAGATCGTCGGGCGCGAGGTCGAGAAGCTCGTGTCACGTCTCGAGGCCGAGGCCGACGAGAGCGTGGCCGAGACCCGACCGGTGCGATTGCAGGTCCGCGCACTGACCCGCGCACCCCGGGTCCTCCAGGCCTCCTTCGACGTCCACGAGGGCGAGATCGTCGGCATTGCCGGTTTGGTCGGCGCCGGCCGCACCGAGCTGGCACGCCTGCTGATCGGTGCGGACCGAGCGACCGGCGGCACCATGGTGTTCAACGACGCGCCGTACGCACCCAAGTCGCCCCATGACGCCCTGCGTGCCGGCATCGCGCTGGTGCCGGAGGAGCGACGAAGTCAGGGCCTGGTCCTGACCGACACGGTCGAGAACAACCTCGCGATGGCCGAGCACGGGGCCGCCGCCAGCATGCGGGCCCGTTTCCGGCCGAAGTCCTCCCGGGCCGCCGGCCAGGCACTCATGGAGCGGTTCTCCGTCAAAGCCCGCTCGATCCGCGACTCGGCGCACCACCTCAGCGGTGGCAACCAGCAGAAGGTCGTCGTCGGAAAGTACGTCCGGACGAATCCCGGGCTGCTCGTGCTGGACGAGCCGACGGTCGGCGTGGATGTCGGAGCGCGCGCCGAGATCTACCGCATCATCACGGGACTGGCTTCCGAGGGCACCTCGGTGCTGGTGATCTCCAGTGACTTCGAGGAGCTCGCGATCTGCGACCGCGTCCTCGTGATGCGCGCCGGACGCTTGATCGCCGAAGTCCCGGCCAGCGAGTTCGACGAGGACCACCTCACCGCCCTGTGCTTTGGAAGCACCGAGAGCTTCGGCACCACCGAAACGGAGACAGCATGA